Proteins encoded by one window of Desulfovibrio inopinatus DSM 10711:
- the cas7c gene encoding type I-C CRISPR-associated protein Cas7/Csd2: MSNIINKRYDFLYLFDVTDGNPNGDPDFANTPRFDPETYQGLVSDVCLKRKIRDYVYALKSQSGAIEPGYDIYVLQGNSLESRQRMPYDNLKELDKEAKGKNTKAESMRMARAWMCKNFFDVRTFGAVMSTTDFWCGQVRGPVQITFARSYDRIFSTDHAITRVAYTKESKKEGTSAQTEIGHKHTVAYGLYAAYGFINPNLAGGDDGTQFSEDDLQVLWTALTNMFDLDHSAARGRMAARGCYVFEHESALGNAPSHKLFDMVKVQRVEGVETPRAFTDYTVTSIDELNDRMPDGVSVLDKTAQE; encoded by the coding sequence ATGAGCAACATCATTAATAAAAGATATGATTTTCTTTACTTGTTTGATGTCACGGACGGCAATCCTAATGGAGACCCAGATTTTGCGAACACTCCACGATTTGACCCTGAAACATATCAGGGGCTTGTATCCGATGTTTGCCTGAAGCGAAAAATCCGTGACTATGTTTATGCCTTAAAAAGTCAGTCTGGAGCCATCGAACCCGGCTACGATATTTATGTGTTGCAAGGCAATTCCTTGGAAAGCCGCCAGCGCATGCCCTACGATAATTTGAAGGAACTTGACAAAGAAGCCAAAGGCAAAAACACCAAGGCCGAATCGATGAGAATGGCTCGTGCGTGGATGTGCAAAAACTTTTTCGATGTGCGTACATTCGGCGCAGTCATGAGTACCACTGACTTTTGGTGCGGACAGGTACGCGGTCCGGTACAAATCACATTTGCCCGTTCCTATGATCGCATTTTCAGCACCGATCATGCGATTACACGCGTTGCCTATACCAAGGAATCCAAAAAAGAAGGAACTTCGGCGCAAACGGAAATTGGACACAAACACACTGTGGCCTATGGTCTCTATGCGGCATATGGGTTCATCAACCCTAATTTGGCCGGCGGCGATGATGGAACGCAATTTTCTGAAGACGACTTACAGGTATTGTGGACGGCTCTGACCAATATGTTCGACCTTGATCATTCGGCCGCACGTGGTCGCATGGCGGCGCGAGGCTGCTATGTGTTCGAACATGAAAGCGCTCTAGGGAATGCCCCTTCGCACAAATTGTTTGACATGGTGAAGGTGCAGCGGGTTGAAGGGGTTGAGACACCTCGCGCTTTTACCGACTACACCGTAACATCTATCGACGAACTCAATGATCGTATGCCGGATGGCGTGTCGGTTTTAGATAAAACAGCACAGGAATAA
- the cas5c gene encoding type I-C CRISPR-associated protein Cas5c, whose protein sequence is MEDQIVRVKASGPLACFSRPEMKVERVSYDIITPSAARGIVDSILWKPQMRWRIESITVLSPIRFQALKRNEVQSTIPVTGASGVLGWMKKPEKYTPQVAGAGQGTDGTPRNTLALRDVAYIIEARPIVFEENDGNNTPRKYVEMFTRRLHKGQWYRTPCFGCREFVARVEPPTGDEIPLSETRDLGYMLYDILFDKKGKDNRPLFFRAHMHNGVVDTRPETAITDNAIRKELLSCSYKP, encoded by the coding sequence AAGGCCAGCGGTCCGCTTGCCTGCTTTTCTCGGCCGGAAATGAAGGTTGAGCGAGTCTCATACGACATTATCACGCCGTCGGCCGCTCGCGGTATTGTGGATTCCATTCTGTGGAAACCGCAAATGCGTTGGCGTATCGAGTCCATTACGGTGTTGTCGCCTATCCGGTTTCAAGCGCTCAAACGCAATGAAGTGCAAAGTACGATTCCGGTAACAGGAGCATCCGGCGTTCTGGGGTGGATGAAGAAGCCAGAGAAATACACCCCGCAAGTAGCCGGAGCCGGTCAAGGAACGGATGGAACACCTCGTAACACTCTTGCTCTACGGGATGTTGCCTACATTATCGAAGCGCGACCAATCGTATTCGAGGAGAACGACGGCAATAACACGCCACGAAAGTATGTAGAGATGTTTACCCGGCGTTTACACAAAGGACAGTGGTACCGCACGCCGTGTTTTGGCTGCCGAGAATTCGTTGCTCGTGTGGAACCTCCAACAGGTGACGAAATCCCTCTCTCTGAAACGCGTGATCTCGGCTATATGCTCTATGACATCCTGTTCGATAAGAAAGGGAAGGACAATCGCCCGCTGTTTTTTCGCGCGCATATGCACAATGGCGTTGTGGATACACGACCTGAAACGGCCATTACCGACAACGCCATACGAAAGGAGCTGTTGTCATGCTCGTACAAGCCCTAG
- the cas8c gene encoding type I-C CRISPR-associated protein Cas8c/Csd1, which yields MLVQALAEYAHTYLTEMTEHPQFEEKPVRFWVDIREDGSFLSISEHTHERPAGKNKDGTDKMASFPDSLLVPKSPVNRNSGVFPLLGCDSAEYVFPAEYLTDGKMKPRDQQKNADFVALLRHAAIATNDPMLAACVAFYKNEEAVKQAAQEYREQKPGTEAVCLAVRFSSSESDSADKPVIEQSAVKTWWAPYYDEAFTKRHEEGGTGMCLVTGDVTSLATTHEKIKGTSSLGGQSAGVSLMAFDKAAFQSYGWKQNANSPVGIQTASAYVTGINDLLRPGKHCRGRSEGRMLPTRSDYEGMAFLYWTKAPEDMSMFGMVDSPDPETIRNLLNAPYTRQMEDALNDIDPDNDFYLLVVSATGARLVVRDWFHERLGSVRDNVRNWLSGLSVPNVFDAGEPSKPVGLYTLLKSLLPPRADPKDSGNSGRAMMLLRRALYGTPLGYEILDAALRRIRIGQQKDPSEKANSKERKPSSDRLIPYRIGLVRMAVYDIERHESGNTLNMEMEAFVNEYLAERPAFVCGRLMAQYENLQYQAGRKVEATKNDSSEKNEGPGLNVSVVDRYFSQASLWPALAFPYLERLSKAHIRRLRSNKREGTAIAISKRISELMEQVGKSFPGNLSLKQQGEFIIGYHTEKAESIRQSKAKNEEKDQQNNIEAS from the coding sequence ATGCTCGTACAAGCCCTAGCCGAGTATGCCCACACGTATCTCACAGAAATGACGGAACACCCGCAGTTTGAGGAGAAGCCAGTCCGTTTTTGGGTGGATATCCGCGAAGACGGATCATTTCTCTCGATAAGCGAACATACGCACGAACGGCCGGCGGGGAAAAACAAAGACGGAACGGATAAAATGGCATCGTTTCCGGATAGTCTGCTTGTGCCGAAATCCCCCGTCAACCGCAACTCCGGTGTGTTCCCTTTGCTCGGATGTGATTCGGCTGAATATGTGTTCCCGGCAGAGTATCTCACGGATGGAAAAATGAAACCGCGAGATCAACAAAAAAATGCTGACTTTGTCGCATTGCTCCGTCATGCGGCGATAGCAACGAATGACCCGATGCTCGCGGCATGTGTGGCTTTTTATAAAAATGAAGAAGCCGTGAAGCAGGCTGCACAGGAGTATCGAGAACAGAAACCTGGAACCGAAGCCGTCTGTCTTGCCGTTCGGTTTTCTTCATCGGAAAGCGATAGCGCCGATAAACCCGTGATTGAACAATCTGCGGTGAAAACATGGTGGGCACCGTATTATGACGAAGCCTTTACCAAACGCCATGAAGAAGGCGGTACTGGCATGTGCCTTGTCACCGGTGACGTCACATCGCTTGCCACCACTCACGAAAAAATCAAAGGCACATCAAGCCTCGGCGGACAGTCGGCCGGCGTCAGTCTTATGGCCTTCGATAAAGCGGCGTTTCAGTCGTACGGTTGGAAACAAAACGCGAACAGTCCTGTCGGCATCCAAACGGCCAGCGCGTATGTAACCGGTATCAATGACTTGCTCCGACCGGGAAAGCATTGTCGGGGCCGCAGCGAAGGAAGAATGCTCCCGACGCGTTCGGACTATGAAGGCATGGCCTTCCTCTATTGGACCAAAGCCCCCGAAGACATGTCCATGTTTGGCATGGTGGATTCACCAGACCCCGAAACAATACGAAATCTGCTTAACGCGCCATATACCCGACAAATGGAAGACGCACTGAATGACATCGATCCGGACAATGACTTTTATTTGCTGGTGGTGTCTGCGACCGGTGCCAGGCTTGTTGTGCGGGATTGGTTTCATGAACGCCTTGGAAGTGTCCGCGATAATGTACGCAACTGGTTGAGCGGCTTGAGTGTCCCCAATGTCTTTGATGCTGGGGAGCCGTCTAAACCTGTCGGTCTGTATACCCTGCTCAAATCATTGTTGCCTCCACGCGCAGACCCCAAAGATTCAGGAAATAGTGGTCGCGCCATGATGCTTTTGCGGCGAGCGCTTTACGGCACGCCATTGGGCTACGAAATACTCGATGCCGCTCTGCGACGCATTCGCATCGGTCAACAAAAAGATCCGAGTGAAAAAGCGAATTCGAAAGAACGCAAACCATCGAGTGATCGACTCATTCCCTATCGAATCGGCCTGGTTCGTATGGCGGTCTATGATATTGAGCGCCATGAATCCGGAAACACCCTCAACATGGAGATGGAGGCATTCGTGAACGAATATCTCGCCGAACGCCCTGCATTCGTTTGCGGTCGACTCATGGCCCAGTACGAAAATCTGCAATACCAAGCAGGAAGAAAGGTAGAGGCTACAAAAAACGACTCAAGCGAAAAAAACGAAGGCCCAGGACTCAACGTCTCTGTGGTGGATCGTTATTTTTCCCAAGCATCCCTTTGGCCGGCTTTGGCGTTTCCTTACCTGGAACGATTAAGCAAAGCTCACATCCGACGATTACGAAGCAATAAGCGAGAAGGCACCGCAATTGCGATCTCCAAGCGCATTTCAGAACTCATGGAGCAGGTCGGCAAGTCGTTTCCCGGCAATCTCAGTCTAAAACAGCAAGGCGAATTTATAATAGGGTATCATACTGAAAAAGCAGAAAGTATCCGCCAAAGCAAAGCCAAAAACGAAGAAAAAGATCAACAAAACAACATTGAAGCATCTTGA